The DNA window CGTATATCTTTTGTAAAATTTCGGGAGCTTTGGCTCTGCCTATGATGATCACATCAGGGTTCATATTTGGTATCTCTTCGGCATTGATTTCAAGCATATTTCCTGCTTTTTGAACCGCGTTTTGGCCGCCTGCGACCCTTATCCACTCGTCTATGATCGTATTTGCGCCGTCAACCTTAAATAAATTCTTGCCGTCTGCTATGTGAAGTACTTTTGGTCTATCTGATACAGCGATCTTATCTGTTTTGCTTAGCACTCTTTTTAGGTTGCCGTCAAAATATTCGTTAAATTTCTCCGCGATCTTCGGCGCGTCGCCTCCTATGACCTCGGCCATTATAGATACGCTTTTTTTCATATCCGTATGATTGGTAAATGACGGATAAAGCACGGTAAAGCCGTTTTTGGTTAGCTCTTCTTTGTTCTTTTTATCGGCGGCTATAACGACGTCTGGACTTAGTTTAACTAGCTCTTCTACCTGTAAGTCTTTGCCGTTTACGCCGTTTGGAATGCTTGAAATTCTAGGATAAACATGTGCAAACCATTTGTTGTTTTTGATAAGATCGGTAGTCGCTACTATCTTGTCCGCGCCGCCTAGCATTAATATGATTTGGTTATTCGCATACCAAAGCGTGGCGATTTTTTCTACTTTTGCGGCGACTTTTACGACGTCGCCAGTGATGTCTTTGACATCTCTAAACTCAGCTGCATTAAGCAAAAGGCTTGCAAACAGCACCACTAAAGCCATGAAAAATTTTTTCATTTTTTCTCCCTGTGTTAAATATATATTTTTATATATAAGTGCTAATACTATATGTTATCGCCTTAATAAACAATATCTTTACAATATAAATTTCTAATTTAGAGCTTTAAAATTTATGAGTGAATGTGAATTTTTAT is part of the Campylobacter concisus genome and encodes:
- a CDS encoding ABC transporter substrate-binding protein, producing MKKFFMALVVLFASLLLNAAEFRDVKDITGDVVKVAAKVEKIATLWYANNQIILMLGGADKIVATTDLIKNNKWFAHVYPRISSIPNGVNGKDLQVEELVKLSPDVVIAADKKNKEELTKNGFTVLYPSFTNHTDMKKSVSIMAEVIGGDAPKIAEKFNEYFDGNLKRVLSKTDKIAVSDRPKVLHIADGKNLFKVDGANTIIDEWIRVAGGQNAVQKAGNMLEINAEEIPNMNPDVIIIGRAKAPEILQKIYENPIYAGTKAVKNKRVYVNPTGVFSWDRYGAEGALQILWAAKILHPEIFKDIDIAAETKKFYKEFLHYELSDDEVNYILNGLDPTGK